In one Capra hircus breed San Clemente chromosome 22, ASM170441v1, whole genome shotgun sequence genomic region, the following are encoded:
- the QARS gene encoding glutamine--tRNA ligase has product MAALDSLSLFTGLGLSEQKARETLKNTVLSAQLREAATQAQQTLGSSIDKATGTLLYGLASRLRDPRRLSFLVSYIASRKIHTETQLSAALEYVQSHPLDPINTEDFEQECGVGVVVTPEQIEEAVEAAINRHRAKLLVERYHFNMGLLMGEARAALRWADGKMIKHEVDMQVLHLLGPKTETDLEKKPKVAKARPGETDRRTAKDVVENGEAVVQTLSLMEQLRGEALKFHKPGENYKTPGYVTTPHTMDLLKQHLEITGGQVRTRFPPEPNGILHIGHAKAINFNFGYAKANNGICFLRFDDTNPEKEEAKFFTAIYDMVAWLGYTPYKVTYASDYFDQLYAWAVELICRGQAYVCHQRGEELKGHNPLPSPWRDRPTEESLLLFEAMRKGKFAEGEATLRMKLVMEDGKMDPVAYRVKYTPHHRTGDTWCIYPTYDYTHCLCDSIEHITHSLCTKEFQARRSSYFWLCNALDVYCPVQWEYGRLNLHYAVVSKRKILQLVAAGAVRDWDDPRLFTLTALRRRGFPPEAINNFCARVGVTVAQTTMEPHLLEACVRDVLNDTAPRAMAVLEPLQVVITNFPAAKALDIQVPNFPADETKGFHQVPFGSNVFIERTDFKEEPEPGYKRLAWGQPVGLRHTGYVIELQHVVKGPSGCVESLKVTCRHADAGEKPKAFIHWVSQPLTCEIRLYERLFQHKNPEDPAEVPGGFLSDLNPASLQVVEAALVDCSVALAKPFDKFQFERLGYFSVDPDSNQGQLVFNRTVTLKEDPGKV; this is encoded by the exons ATGGCGGCTCTGGACTCCTTGTCGCTCTTCACTGGCCTCGGCCTGAGCGAGCAGAAGGCCCGCGAAACGCTCAAGAACACGGTTCTGAGCGCGCAGCTACGCGAGGCGGCGACCCAG GCGCAGCAGACTCTGGGCTCCTCCATCGACAAGGCTACCGGGACCCTGCTCTACGGCTTGGCCTCCCGACTCCGGGATCCCCGGCGCCTTTCTTTCCTCGTGAGCTACATAGCCAGTAGGAAGATCCACACTGAGACCCAGCTGAGCG CTGCCCTTGAGTACGTGCAGAGTCATCCCTTGGATCCCATCAATACTGAGGATTTCGAGCAGGAATGCGGTGTGGGCGTTGTGGTGACCCCAGAACAGATTGAAGAGGCC GTGGAGGCTGCCATAAATCGCCACCGAGCCAAGCTCCTGGTAGAGCGTTACCATTTCAACATGGGGCTGCTGATGG GAGAGGCTCGGGCTGCACTCAGGTGGGCAGATGGCAAAATGATCAAGCATGAAGTAGACATGCAG GTCCTCCATCTTCTGGGTCCCAAGACGGAGACTGATCTGGAGAAGAAGCCCAAG GTGGCAAAGGCTCGGCCAGGAGAGACAGACCGAAGGACAGCAAAGGATGTGGTGGAGAATG GCGAGGCTGTTGTTCAGACCCTGTCTCTGATGGAGCAGCTCCGAGGCGAGGCACTGAAGTTCCACAAACCTG GTGAGAACTACAAGACCCCAGGCTATGTGACCACTCCTCATACCATGGATCTACTGAAGCAGCACCTGGAGATCACTGGAGGACAG GTTCGTACCCGGTTCCCGCCAGAGCCCAATGGAATCCTGCACATTGGACATGCCAAAGCAATCAATTTCAATTTTGGCTATGCCAAG GCCAACAATGGGATCTGTTTCCTGCGCTTTGATGACACCAACCCTGAGAAAGAGGAAGCAAAGTTCTTCACTGCCATCTACGACATGGTGGCCTGGCTGG GTTACACCCCTTACAAGGTGACATATGCCTCCGATTATTTTGACCAGCTGTATGCCTGGGCTGTGGAGCTTATCTGCAG GGGTCAGGCCTATGTGTGCCACCAGCGAGGAGAGGAGCTCAAAGGCCACAACCCACTGCCCTCACCCTGGAGAGACCGTCCCACAGAGGAGTCGCTGCTGCTCTTTGAG GCAATGCGCAAGGGCAAGTTTGCTGAGGGTGAGGCCACATTGCGGATGAAGCTGGTGATGGAGGATGGCAAGATGGACCCCGTGGCCTACCGCGTCAAGTACACGCCGCACCACCGCACAGGGGACACCTG GTGCATCTACCCCACCTACGACTACACGCACTGCCTCTGTGACTCCATTGAGCACATCACCCACTCCCTCTGCACCAAGGAATTCCAGGCCCG ACGCTCCTCCTACTTCTGGCTGTGCAACGCGCTGGACGTCTACTGTCCCGTGCAGTGGGAGTACGGCCGCCTCAATCTGCACTATGCTGTCGTCTCCAAGAGGAAGATTCTCCAGCTTGTGGCAGCTGGCGCTGTGCG GGATTGGGATGATCCCCGGCTCTTCACGCTCACAGCCTTACGACGCCGGGGCTTTCCGCCCGAGGCCATCAACAACTTCTGTGCTCGG GTGGGAGTGACAGTGGCACAGACCACAATGGAACCACATCTGCTAGAAGCCTGTGTGCGTGATGTGCTGAATGACACGGCCCCTCGGGCCATGGCTGTGCTAGAGCCATTACAGGTGGTCATCACCAATTTTCCTGCTGCCAAG GCCTTGGACATCCAGGTGCCCAACTTCCCAGCTGATGAGACCAAGGGCTTCCATCAGGTTCCCTTTGGATCCAATGTCTTCATTGAAAGGACGGACTTCAAAGAG GAGCCAGAGCCAGGCTATAAGCGCCTGGCATGGGGCCAGCCCGTGGGCCTGAGGCATACAGGCTACGTCATCGAGCTGCAGCATGTTGTCAAG GGCCCCAGTGGctgtgtggaaagcctcaaggtgACCTGCAGGCACGCAGATGCTGGTGAAAAGCCCAAGGCATTTATTCACTGGGTATCACAGCCTCTGACATGTGAGATCCGCCTCTACGAGCGACT ATTTCAGCACAAGAACCCCGAGGATCCTGCTGAGGTGCCCGGTGGATTCTTAAGTGACCTGAACCCG GCCTCGCTACAAGTGGTGGAGGCTGCGTTAGTGGACTGTTCTGTGGCCCTGGCAAAGCCCTTCGACAAGTTCCAATTTGAGCGCCTTGGTTACTTTTCCGTGGATCCAGACAGCAACCAGGGACAG CTTGTCTTCAACCGAACCGTCACACTGAAGGAGGACCCAGGAAAAGTGTGA